A genomic window from Silene latifolia isolate original U9 population chromosome Y, ASM4854445v1, whole genome shotgun sequence includes:
- the LOC141629781 gene encoding uncharacterized protein LOC141629781, which yields MFLYLTVIEAAVSVVLVKEKEGMQYPVYYISKSLFPAETRTAIKSQALADFVSDFCPATHVEAEKGMLTLLGDQESGTWTLYIDGASNARGAGVGMVLRSPKGDMVVQAVRCEFKATNIEAEYEAFILGMQMAQGLKVRNLRVYSDSLLEVNHVNNEYVARDSNMIADLKVATEQKLKFRSFRITQEREAMHEQHVNRAGILVSDENQQMGSDWRKPYMEWLKDGKLPEDKKESQSFRIKAPGFVLIDNVLFKRSLAGPYLRCLNKKEANTVLQDVHSGECGNHAGGRSLSNKILRQGYFWPTMRADAVNHAKHYDSCQKAASAIHQPIEPMHPIISPWPFMMWGMDIVGKLPRAPGNRVYMLVMTDYFSKWIEVEAMTEVKEAHVISFIKRNIISRFGIPSEIICDNGSQFISDNTEGFCSRWNITLRKSAPYYPQTNGQAESNNKIIVENLRKRLEELGGKWANELPLVLLSDRTTPKVATG from the exons ATGTTCCTATACCTAACGGTTATAGAAGCAGCGGTAAGTGTTGTTCTGGTCAAAGAGAAAGAAGGGATGCAGTATCCAGTATACTATATCAGTAAGTCTCTGTTTCCTGCAGAAACCAG GACGGCAATAAAGTCCCAGGCATTGGCAGATTTCGTCTCAGATTTCTGTCCTGCTACCCATGTGGAGGCAGAAAAAGGGATGTTGACATTACTAGGGGACCAGGAAAGCGGGACTTGGACCCTGTACATAGATGGAGCCTCTAATGCTCGGGGAGCGGGAGTAGGTATGGTCCTCCGGTCCCCAAAAGGGGATATGGTGGTACAAGCAGTCAGGTGCGAATTCAAAGCAACTAATATTGAAGCTGAGTATGAGGCATTTATATTGGGAATGCAAATGGCCCAGGGGCTCAAGGTGAGGAACCTGAGAGTGTACAGTGACTCATTGCTTGAAGTGAATCATGTGAATAATGAATACGTGGCGCGTGATTCAAATATGATAGCCGACTTGAAGGTAGCCACGGAGCAAAAGTTGAAGTTCCGGTCTTTTAGGATTACTCAG GAAAGGGAAGCAATGCACGAGCAACATGTAAATAGAGCGGGAATCCTAGTGTCAGATGAAAACCAGCAGATGGGTTCGGATTGGAGAAAACCTTATATGGAGTGGTTGAAAGATGGGAAACTCCCAGAAGACAAGAAAGAATCACAAAGTTTTAGGATAAAGGCCCCCGGATTCGTGCTAATAGATAACGTGCTCTTTAAAAGATCTCTGGCAGGACCCTATCTCAGATGTCTAAATAAAAAGGAAGCTAACACAGTACTGCAGGATGTACATAGCGGAGAATGTGGGAATCACGCGGGTGGACGAAGTCTATCTAATAAAATCTTAAGGCAGGGATATTTCTGGCCTACTATGAGGGCAGACGCCGTAAACCACGCCAAGCATTATGACTCGTGCCAGAAGGCAGCCTCAGCAATTCATCAGCCAATAGAACCAATGCATCCGATCATCTCCCCGTGGCCATTTATGATGTGGGGGATGGACATAGTGGGGAAGCTACCCAGGGCTCCAGGTAACAGAGTGTATATGCTTGTCATGACTGACTATTTTTCAAAGTGGATTGAAGTTGAAGCAATGACAGAAGTAAAAGAGGCTCATGTGATCTCTTTTATAAAGCGTAACATCATCAGCAGGTTTGGGATACCATCTGAAATAATATGCGACAATGGATCCCAGTTCATATCTGATAACACTGAAGGGTTTTGTTCACGTTGGAACATAACACTAAGGAAGTCTGCTCCTTATTACCCACAAACAAACGGCCAAGCAGAATCCAACAATAAAATCATTGTGGAGAACCTCAGGAAGCGGCTGGAGGAGCTAGGGGGTAAGTGGGCAAACGAGTTGCCACTAGTACTCTTGTCAGACAGGACGACACCAAAGGTGGCAACGGGATAG
- the LOC141629782 gene encoding uncharacterized protein LOC141629782, translating into MHPCERFEEVQQRAIAALRLEEDILSRKGAVTFDRTSRKAPTEKKDERAKPYNRPNIIKVVEKSQQVEDPQYPPRLAEYGFNTGMEGLFRALKELGDQVRWPKPPTQDRPNDDRDRNKRCEWHHNIGQRTEYCFRLRKEVKFQVRKGNLDHLLPRGGKHDKRETANQVLPSAQPICTKIINVITGGSELSGLTYSTAKRRAIEGKGDHPETSCKVSQSDLPMVTFDEANAGNEAEQHHDALTITLFIGNCTVRKVLLDTGSSVNLIMFETLKVMGFDKENLIKKSVPLVGFSGEITHSVGEIIIPTYIEGVNKLVRYLGIEGPAT; encoded by the coding sequence ATGCATCCCTGTGAGAGATTCGAGGAAGTTCAGCAGCGCGCAATAGCGGCATTAAGGTTGGAAGAAGATATACTATCTAGAAAAGGAGCAGTGACTTTCGATAGAACGAGTAGGAAGGCCCCAACAGAGAAAAAAGACGAGAGAGCTAAACCATACAACAGGCCCAACATCATCAAAGTGGTAGAGAAATCTCAACAAGTGGAAGATCCGCAATATCCCCCCAGGTTAGCTGAGTATGGGTTCAATACAGGAATGGAAGGTTTGTTTAGAGCATTGAAGGAGTTGGGTGACCAAGTAAGATGGCCTAAGCCACCTACGCAAGACAGGCCTAATGACGACCGAGACCGCAACAAGAGGTGTGAGTGGCACCACAATATAGGACAACGAACAGAATATTGTTTCAGGCTGCGGAAAGAGGTAAAATTTCAGGTACGGAAGGGGAATCTGGATCAcctgttaccacgtgggggcaagcacgATAAGAGGGAGACAGCAAATCAGGTGCTCCCCTCTGCTCAACCTATTTGCACCAAAATCAttaacgtgataacaggtggatcCGAGTTGTCAGGGTTAACCTACTCTACAGCCAAGAGGCGAGCTATCGAAGGCAAAGGAGACCACCCAGAAACATCATGCAAGGTGAGCCAGAGTGACTTGCCTATGGTTACGTTCGACGAAGCTAACGCAggaaacgaggcagaacagcacCACGACGCCCTCACCATAACGTTATTTATTGGGAATTGCACCGTGCGAAAGGTATTGCTAGACACCGGAAGCTCTGTGAACCTCATTATGTTTGAAACTCTCAAAGTAATGGGCTTCGACAAAGAAAACTTGATAAAGAAATCTGTGCCACTAGTGGGATTTAGCGGTGAGATAACACATTCGGTTGGCGAGATAATCATTCCAACATATATTGAAGGGGTCAACAAGTTAGTGAGGTACCTAGGCATCGAAGGCCCAGCCACTTAG